The DNA region CCGATGGCAAAGTTTCCGTCAACCCGGCGCAGCTCTCGATGTTGTTAGGGGGATCAATTGGCGGATGCCGAACCGGGCATCGCGACCGCTGACAGTGGGTAACATCTCTGCAAATCCAGCGCCAGAGGATTCACATCGCAAAGCTGATCGGGTATACACCGGGCCATGCTGGACGAACCCAAATCGCTGCCCTCTGATCCCGCTGAACTGCGTGTCACGGCGGAAGGTCTGGCCGAGTTGACCAAAGCGCAGGCCCTTAAAATCGCCAAGCTTGAAGATCAGCTTTCGGTTCATCGTCGTTACTGTTCTGACGCAACGTCCGCGACCGCCGATCAGCTCGCACTGGAACACCGCTTGGAGGAAGAGGAAACGGCGGCAGCGCAGATTACCCCTCCAGATAGTGAGGGTATTGCCGAGAAGAAGGCCAAGCCCTTACCCCCCAAAACTGCCACGCTTCGAAGAAGTGCTGTCGCAGGGTCAGGAATGCACCTGTGGGGGGTAAGCTTAGCAAAACTGACGAGGATGTAACGGAAGAGTTGGACTACATCCCCGGAGGCTTCATCATGAACCGTATCTCGCGCCCCCGCTTGGCCTGCAGTGGTTGCGAGACGATATGCCAATCACCTCTGGCCGAGGCCATTGGCCGACATGTTCGCGCCGGACAGGCCATCTTCGCGTATGATACGCCCACCAAGATGCAGGTGAAGGGCAAATGCGCGACGGCACGCATCTGGACCTACGTTCGGGATGAACGGCCATGGGGTGGCGATGATCCGCCCGCCGCATGGTAACGGTTCAGCACCGACCGCGAAGGCAAACACGCCGACGGTTACTCCGGATTCAACCAGCTCTATAAGTCCGGCAAAATCCAGGGAGTCGCCTGTATGGCGAATGTGCGGTGGAAGTTCGCAGATATCTTCAAGGCCAGCGGGCTGGAAGTTGCCGAAGAAGCGATCAATCGGATCGAGGAGCTAATTCCAAGGCGACAGGAAGAACGGAGTAAGAAGTAGTCGATGTCAGTTAGGGCATATCGCATGATCGGAGCTCCTTCATGGAGCTTGAATCACACTATCTGTCCTTCGTTCAATGTCTGCTTCGTTGCTAGAACCAGACCCTGTTCTCTCCGACCGGATCGTCTCAAGATGACACGAAGCCGCCATTCGATGCCGTTGGTACGAAGTAACGCTCAGCGAGACTGAGCGCTCTTTCGCTGCAATTTCACCAAGGTCTGCTCTAGCGACGGACAGATCCAAACGCGTTACCTTGCAAGTTTGTCAGCCCGATGTTTCGGCGACACATTTAAGTCGATATCAGGAACGAACTTCAAAGGTCTCTTAGAAATGATTGCACGCGACCTAGGCACGTTTCTGCGGCGTCGGCATCGTAGTCTAACAAGTTGCGATCCAAGAAATAGTGACCAACGCCCTTGTATCGGAACATGTCGCAGGCGGTCATTTCGTCGGCCAGCCAGCCTTCGAAGAACACTTCATCATCAAACGGGTCAGGCTGCGCGATATGTGCTTGAACCGGCAAACCGGCCTTAGGCGGTTTTGCCCACGGCGCAACGCCTGCAAAGAGTAGTGCGCCTTTCATATCTGGTCTCGACGCCGAAAGCTGCCCGACCAGGAACGCACCAAAAGACACGCCGGCCAGAACAGCGGTGGTGGGGGCGATCTTCAACGCCTCAAGTGCACGTTTCCGAATGAGCTTGTCGCCTACCGCTTCTTTAAGCACGAAACCATCCTCGTAGGCCTCAGTTGTCTGACCGCCAAAGAGGTCCGGCAACGACACGATATGACCGTCCGCTTCAATTGCTGCTGCGATCTCGCGTTCCGCGGATCTCAGTCCAAGAATGGAATGAAAAAGCACTACGTGAACCATATTGGTCCTCCTCGATTTTCACGAGCCTGCGGCAGGGCATCACATGATCTGAACGGGCACAGGTGCGAAGCTATCACAGATTGCGGTTTAATTCCTTTCTTGCTATATAGCGAAGTTCAAATATAATAAAAGCATGGAAACACTAGATACAGTCTTCAAGGCTCTCTCTGACCCTACCCGGCGCGCAATCTTGGCGCGCTTGGCCCACGGTGAAGCTACTGTCGATCAAATCAGCGAACCTTTCGAGATGTCGCAACCCTCGATTTCCAGGCACCTCAAGGTGTTGGAAACGGCCGGCCTGATCTCGTCACGCGTCGAAGGCACTGCGCGACCAAGAAAGATCGAGGCGAAACCATTCATGGCCATCAGCGATTGGCTGGAACAATACCAAACCGTCTGGGAAGCAAACTTCGCACGACTTGACACTTTGCTTTCTGA from Roseibium sp. HPY-6 includes:
- a CDS encoding metalloregulator ArsR/SmtB family transcription factor; translation: METLDTVFKALSDPTRRAILARLAHGEATVDQISEPFEMSQPSISRHLKVLETAGLISSRVEGTARPRKIEAKPFMAISDWLEQYQTVWEANFARLDTLLSELVEKEADH
- a CDS encoding dienelactone hydrolase family protein; the encoded protein is MVHVVLFHSILGLRSAEREIAAAIEADGHIVSLPDLFGGQTTEAYEDGFVLKEAVGDKLIRKRALEALKIAPTTAVLAGVSFGAFLVGQLSASRPDMKGALLFAGVAPWAKPPKAGLPVQAHIAQPDPFDDEVFFEGWLADEMTACDMFRYKGVGHYFLDRNLLDYDADAAETCLGRVQSFLRDL